The DNA window CTGCGCTTGGAGTAAGCGGCACCGCGTATCAAGGAGTTTTTAGAAACCAGCTTGTAAGCCCCGATCTACTTGGTGTCTCAGCGGGCGCTTGCGTAGGTGCAGCCAGTGCGATACTGCTTGATTTTTCACTGCTTGGTATTCAGGCTATGGCATTTGTCTGTGGGCTGATCGCCGTTGGCATGACGCTAAGTATACCAAAGCTTATGGGGCGAGCAAGCACTCTTATGCTCGTGCTTTCAGGCGTCATCGTAAGTGGGCTTATGATGTCGATAATCGGCTTTTTAAAATACATCGCAGACCCAGAAACTAAGCTAGCCGACATCGTTTATTGGCAGCTTGGAAGCCTGGCTAAGGTAGATGTGTCAAATTTATACGTGCTTGCTCCTGTCATGGTGGTTTGCGTGATCTTGCTCATACTTATGAGCTGGCGGATAAATTTGCTCTCGCTTGGCGATCTTGGTGCGGCTAGGCTTGGCGTAAACGTTGCACTTGAGCGAGGTGTCATCATAGTTTGCGCGACTTTGCTTACGGCAAGTAGCGTTTGCATAAGCGGTATAGTGGCTTGGATAGGGCTTTTGATGCCTCATCTTGCACGCATGCTAGTAGGTGCCGATAACTCAAGAAGTATACCGGCAAGCATATTTATGAGTGCGATTTTTTTGGTTATCGTTGATACTTTAGCTCGCACGATGAGCGTTAGCGAAGTGCCACTTGGCGTGCTTACGGGCTTTATCGGCACGACCTTTTTCATCTGGGTGCTTTTTAAAAATAAAAGGGTTGTTTGATGCTTGAGATAATCGATCTAAATTTTGCCTATCCAAACGGTGCCGGGCGTCTTAAAAACGTAAATTTAAGCCTTAAAAAGGGTGAAATTTTAACCGTGCTTGGTAAAAACGGCGCGGGCAAATCAACTATGCTTGGTCTCATGAGCGGTGCACTTAAGCCAAATTCCGGCAAAGTTATGCTAAATGGACGAAGCGTGCTTGATATGAGCAATAAAGAGCGAGCCAAGTTCATGGCTTATGTGGCTCAAAGCGAGGTTTGTGAGTATGAATACAGCGCGCTTGAATACATCACAATGGGGCGAGCGGCTCATCTTGGAATTTTTGCTAAGCCTGCCAAAGAGGACTATGAAACAGCTAAAAAATACATCCAAATGCTTGGTATCGGCCATCTTGAGAGCAAATTTATAACTCAAATGAGCGGAGGAGAAAAGCAGATGAGTTCTATCGCCAGAGCCCTTACCGCCGAGCCTGAACTCATAATTTTTGATGAGCCTACGTCAGCGCTTGATTTTGGCAACCAGTATAAGTTTTTAAAGATGGCAAAATGGCTGCTTGAAAAGGGCTACACCATAATCCTAACCACGCATAATCCCGACTTTGCCATCTTGCTTGGCGGAGTTGTGGCACTTGTGAAAAACGGCGGAGAGGTCGAGTGCGGGAGTGTAAGCGAGATAATCAAAAGCGAAAATTTAAGCCAGCTTTACGATACTCCGCTTGATGTGAGCTTCGTTGAGAGTGTAAAGCGAAGTTGTTGTTTAACTTATCCGCTTTAAGCCAAAGAGCCAAACTTTAGCAGTTTAAGGCTCTTTTTAAGTCTGAAATATACAAATTTTGCTGTCTTTTTAGGTAAAGATATAAAATCGGTGCTAGAAAAATATTTTTAGGTTTTATGTTTTCTGTGAAATTTAAGATGGTTTGCGAGTTTTCTTCTTTGAAAATTCCGATCCAAGTTCCCTTTATACTCTCATTTTCTATCTTAAGCTCAAGCCTTTCATGAGGCTTAAAAAGAGTGATTTTAAAATTTGTTTGGCGACCGTTTTTTGAAATTTCTACAAAGTGAGTTTCATCTAAAATTTTAGTCTCTTTTAGATCGCTGCGCCACGCACACTCTTTAAAAGAGGTGACAACCTGCCAAACTCTTTTGATATCGCAGTTTATCTTTGAGGTGGTAGTGCAAGTTGCCATCTTTCATCCTGAGATTAGTCCATATCGTCAAGCAATTCTTCGTTTGATTTTACGACAAGACCTGATCCATGCACTACGCTTGGGATACAGCTGGTGCAAATTTCAACCTC is part of the Campylobacter sp. RM16189 genome and encodes:
- a CDS encoding ABC transporter ATP-binding protein yields the protein MLEIIDLNFAYPNGAGRLKNVNLSLKKGEILTVLGKNGAGKSTMLGLMSGALKPNSGKVMLNGRSVLDMSNKERAKFMAYVAQSEVCEYEYSALEYITMGRAAHLGIFAKPAKEDYETAKKYIQMLGIGHLESKFITQMSGGEKQMSSIARALTAEPELIIFDEPTSALDFGNQYKFLKMAKWLLEKGYTIILTTHNPDFAILLGGVVALVKNGGEVECGSVSEIIKSENLSQLYDTPLDVSFVESVKRSCCLTYPL
- a CDS encoding polyketide cyclase; the encoded protein is MATCTTTSKINCDIKRVWQVVTSFKECAWRSDLKETKILDETHFVEISKNGRQTNFKITLFKPHERLELKIENESIKGTWIGIFKEENSQTILNFTENIKPKNIFLAPILYLYLKRQQNLYISDLKRALNC
- a CDS encoding iron ABC transporter permease, encoding MLILLVSLTFITAVLALGIGRFSVGFSDVARSMLALIGFEFEIPQNIYNVVTQIRLPRIIAAILVGAALGVSGTAYQGVFRNQLVSPDLLGVSAGACVGAASAILLDFSLLGIQAMAFVCGLIAVGMTLSIPKLMGRASTLMLVLSGVIVSGLMMSIIGFLKYIADPETKLADIVYWQLGSLAKVDVSNLYVLAPVMVVCVILLILMSWRINLLSLGDLGAARLGVNVALERGVIIVCATLLTASSVCISGIVAWIGLLMPHLARMLVGADNSRSIPASIFMSAIFLVIVDTLARTMSVSEVPLGVLTGFIGTTFFIWVLFKNKRVV